One Solanum pennellii chromosome 9, SPENNV200 DNA segment encodes these proteins:
- the LOC107031232 gene encoding uncharacterized protein LOC107031232: protein MISGWSRDGRKGIGVGFDGGVEMMEETELEEGEAYSYDDYKKNDSTIDPDVSLSYLDEKLYNVLGHFQSDFEGEVSAENLGSRFGGYGSFLPTYQISPSWSHPRTPQEANKNSRQVSPNNLLPEGGRQTTLGSSSTSLSGRFAASSARSAAVSALKAPQFKGGTNSAQPTTRAEDFNFKGQKVKKQRNASDPKSLKLRIKVGPQNLSTQKNAEIYSGLGLDVSPSSSLDGSPIDSEGVSRDLQVSPDESPTSILQIMTSHPMSDTLLLSPLSDELISLTENEKHWGKCGYEGNKKASLESLPLANGTHYANGEVSEARKLVTSDKKFLAKGKGCANENDSALLSKKDIDSLACEELVSKALKLPLLSNPYPNAADPPKDTEKTVDSSKTATKGQRKEASSERTSKKFLLPVTAIDKNSVEGSGGKVSSSRRSMEIKGTDCNDHSSGYLKKEGQNQEEKADASSNNGQSKDMNVRNIDAVSPLKQSSRQKSSSNNEDGMKLAPEKELFASRDTMKPKGNQCRQAQSTEVIKEGSVPDSFIASKGKKTSSSNMHLSKSEPEDMKKNLARDKYKEFFGDVEHELEDAETGLEQIHSKEMLKGSDVISKKRLERDSSMKEKVNGRKTEKPFASDEYPGLASDGAPHTVIESNPAAPPGVGAPVVKEDWVCCDKCQTWRILPLGTDPDSLPKKWVCKLQTWLPGLNRCGVSEEETTMVLRALYQAPMSGVTAPAADKQYSEHEYPGGALSGPTSIDTSHASLEPQKAGIQTVDAGGKKIYGLKGVSSAIKQEGLLSSNGVKRNHQGTPNSRSSNGTTNSPSDENGHQLVGLPSSSIVEKQRPKQKEKRRSLENHPNGGIKNSKMRNTSETDLDGSTAKKFRRDDVHNDYNLIEAKPGQSSSTGLSGSEKIRDKYKYKQPKVDSLKNLAVAKNPESRSLDGSIQKCDIKDSLKRKRSDCQNPETQPTPDIIEETCDNDRKKEKKAKVSKPVGKDSSRSAASEETDVKGRNNKGERVGQDLYSTVSQRSADAEDSPKRDLSALQPSVATTSSSSKVSGSHKNRTSLQEPKSSPVESVSSSPLRISKKDLCSATKRNPKRKDEHKNANSIPSSTPRWSSYGENDRCSNRSGMMKKEESSNGKHHGMESAELDYLEKDVHDVSGGTIKEKMKGSDFATHRHTDVIADPLGQANQYAFRTENSDQSLNNERRNNSQFHNNGSISKDEKVLFSQHKEKNRTIRSDSGKCKTKDRDSNESSDQRIDEGKLTSGRNKVEDKSGASSDRPQQGYKRDSFGELLNENVKGVIPSKFVDGAEVKLDVISGLDKRRAALTDRDDGRSSRKLASEKTQQIEVLEKGKSHLTSPSIRGQNETVQSSQPVPAFKREGVANLLAVDAFEGEMLNASRQGKKSESHPGNKPNSLRQSTPPANKARAPGARSPIRKDSASQAAANAIKEATNLKHLADRLKNSVPSESTSLYFQATLKFLHGASLLESCNDSAKHSEMNQSRQIYSSTAKLCEFVAHEYERLKDMAAVSLAYKCMEVAYLRVIYSSNFNANRYRNELQTALQIFPPGESPSSSASDVDNLNNPTIVDKVTMAKGVASPQVTGTHAVSARNRASFTRLFNFAQEVYLAMDASRKSRVAFAAAYPGHSDTQCKVPALSVKKALDFSFHDVDDFLRLVRIAMEAISR from the exons ATGATTTCTGGTTGGAGTAGAGATGGAAGGAAGGGGATAGGTGTAGGGTTTGATGGTGGAGTAGAAATGATGGAGGAAACTGAGCTTGAAGAAGGAGAGGCTTACAGTTATGATGATTATAAGAAGAATGATTCAACCATTGACCCTGATGTTTCTCTATCTTACCTT GATGAGAAACTTTACAATGTTTTGGGACATTTTCAAAGCGATTTTGAAGGTGAAGTTTCAGCTGAGAATCTGG GGTCGAGATTTGGCGGGTATGGTTCATTTTTACCTACTTATCAGATTTCTCCTTCTTGGTCTCATCCGAGGACTCCACAAGAGGCCAACAAAAATAGCAGACAAGTATCACCAAACAATCTGCTCCCTGAG GGTGGTCGACAGACCACGTTAGGATCTTCAAGCACTTCTCTGTCAGGAAGGTTTGCAGCATCTTCTGCCCGTTCAGCAGCAGTATCTGCACTTAAGGCTCCACAATTTAAGGGGGGAACAAATTCTGCCCAACCAACTACTCGAGCTGAAGATTtcaattttaaaggtcaaaaagTGAAGAAACAAAGAAATGCCTCGGACCCAAAATCGCTTAAGCTGCGTATCAAAGTTGGCCCTCAAAATTTGTCGACCCAAAAGAATGCGGAAATCTACAGTGGGCTTGGGCTGGATGTCTCTCCATCATCGTCGCTGGATGGGAGCCCCATCGATAGTGAAGGGGTATCCCGTGACCTTCAGGTTTCCCCAGATGAGTCCCCTACTAGTATACTTCAG ATTATGACCTCACATCCAATGAGCGATACCTTATTGTTATCCCCCCTCTCAGACGAGTTGATTAGCTTGACCGAAAATGAAAAGCATTGGGGAAAATGTGGATATGAAGGGAACAAAAAGGCAAGCCTTGAATCTTTGCCATTAGCGAATGGTACTCATTATGCAAATGGAGAAGTTTCAGAGGCGAGGAAATTGGTAACTTCTGACAAAAAATTCTTGGCAAAGGGCAAAGGCTGTGCTAATGAAAATGATAGTGCCTTATTATCAAAGAAGGATATTGATAGTCTGGCCTGTGAAGAACTTGTTTCAAAGGCCTTGAAACTCCCTCTTTTATCTAATCCATACCCTAATGCTGCTGATCCTCCAAAAGATACAGAGAAGACAGTTGACAGTTCAAAAACAGCCACTAAGGGTCAGAGAAAAGAAGCATCCTCTGAGCGGACATCCAAGAAATTTTTGCTGCCTGTCACTGCAATAGACAAAAATTCTGTTGAAGGGTCTGGTGGAAAGGTTTCCTCATCTAGGAGAAGTATGGAAATTAAAGGGACAGATTGTAATGATCATAGCTCAGGATACTTGAAGAAAGAAGGCCAAAACCAAGAGGAAAAAGCTGATGCTTCATCCAACAACGGACAGTCTAAAGATATGAATGTGCGAAACATAGATGCAGTTAGTCCCCTCAAGCAGTCATCTCGTCAGAAAAGCTCCTCCAACAATGAGGATGGAATGAAACTGGCTCCTGAAAAGGAACTTTTTGCATCTAGAGACACAATGAAACCCAAAGGAAATCAATGTCGTCAAGCCCAAAGTACTGAGGTAATAAAGGAAGGTTCCGTTCCTGATTCATTTATAGCATCTAAGGGTAAGAAAACCTCTTCTAGCAACATGCATCTATCTAAAAGTGAACCAGAGGACATGAAAAAGAACCTAGCCAGGGATAAATACAAAGAATTCTTCGGTGACGTAGAACACGAACTAGAAGATGCTGAAACTGGTTTGGAGCAAATTCATTCAAAGGAGATGCTCAAGGGTTCTGATGTAATCAGTAAGAAGAGACTTGAACGTGATAGCTCAATGAAGGAAAAAGTTAATGGTAGGAAAACTGAAAAGCCGTTTGCTTCCGATGAGTATCCTGGGTTGGCTTCAGATGGGGCTCCTCATACTGTCATTGAATCCAATCCTGCTGCACCTCCAGGAGTTGGGGCTCCGGTAGTTAAAGAAGATTGGGTATGTTGTGACAAGTGTCAGACTTGGCGTATATTGCCACTTGGCACTGATCCAGACAGTCTCCCCAAGAAGTGGGTTTGTAAATTGCAGACCTGGCT GCCTGGACTGAATCGCTGTGGTGTCAGTGAAGAGGAAACAACAATGGTTCTAAGAGCTCTTTACCAGGCGCCGATGAGTGGTGTTACCGCCCCTGCTGCTGACAAACAATATAGTGAGCATGAATATCCTGGTGGGGCACTCTCAGGACCAACTTCTATTGACACTTCGCATGCCAGCCTAGAACCTCAAAAAGCAGGTATACAGACTGTTGATGCTGGTGGGAAGAAAATTTATGGATTAAAAGGTGTGTCTAGTGCCATCAAACAGGAAGGTTTACTGTCATCAAATGGTGTCAAAAGAAACCATCAGGGAACTCCAAATAGCAGAAGCTCGAATGGTACTACTAATTCTCCAAGTGATGAAAATGGCCATCAATTGGTGGGCCTACCAAGTAGCTCAATCGTAGAGAAGCAGAGACctaaacaaaaagagaagagaagatcACTTGAGAATCATCCTAATGGGG gtataaaaaattcaaagatGAGGAACACAAGTGAGACAGATTTGGATGGTTCTACAGCTAAAAAGTTCCGGAGAGATGATGTACATAATGATTACAATCTTATTGAGGCAAAACCGGGACAGAGCTCAAGCACTGGTTTATCTGGATCGGAGAAGATTagagataaatataaatacaagcAGCCAAAGGTTGATTCACTGAAAAATTTGGCTGTAGCAAAAAATCCAGAAAGCCGTTCTTTGGATGGTTCAATCCAAAAATGTGACATTAAAGACTCCCTTAAGAGGAAACGGAGTGATTGCCAGAATCCTGAGACACAGCCTACCCCAGATATTATAGAAGAGACTTGTGATAACGACcgtaagaaagaaaagaaagcaaAGGTCTCCAAGCCCGTGGGAAAAGACTCCAGCAGAAGCGCAGCTAGTGAAGAGACTGATGTAAAAGGCAGAAATAATAAGGGAGAGCGCGTAGGACAAGATCTTTATAGCACTGTGTCTCAGCGCAGTGCAGATGctgaagattctccaaaaagGGATTTGTCTGCTTTGCAGCCTTCTGTTGCAACCACTTCGAGCTCTTCTAAAGTGTCTGGTTCACATAAGAACAGAACTAGTCTTCAGGAACCGAAGAGTTCACCAGTAGAATCAGTATCTTCATCTCCTTTGAGGATTTCAAAAAAGGATTTATGCTCAGCAACTAAAAGGAACCCCAAGAGAAAAGACGAACACAAAAATGCTAATTCCATTCCCAGTTCTACACCAAGGTGGTCTTCTTATGGTGAAAACGATAGGTGCAGCAATCGTTCTGGGAtgatgaagaaagaagaatcTTCCAATGGCAAGCATCATGGAATGGAGTCCGCTGAACTTGATTACCTGGAGAAAGATGTCCATGATGTATCAGGTGgtacaataaaagaaaagatgaaaggTTCTGATTTTGCTACTCATCGGCACACTGATGTAATTGCTGATCCATTAGGTCAAGCTAATCAATATGCTTTCAGGACAGAGAACTCGGACCAAAGCCTAAATAATGAACGTAGAAACAACAGTCAGTTTCATAATAATGGGTCTATCTCCAAGGATGAGAAGGTTTTGTTTTCTCAGCATAAAGAAAAGAATCGTACCATCAGATCTGATTCTGGCAAATGTAAGACTAAGGATCGTGATTCAAATGAATCTTCAGATCAAAGAATAGATGAGGGGAAATTGACATCCGGAAGAAACAAGGTTGAGGATAAATCTGGTGCCAGTTCTGACAGACCACAACAAGGTTATAAGAGAGATTCTTTTGGAGAATTGTTGAATGAGAATGTTAAAGGTGTTATTCCATCGAAATTTGTTGATGGTGCTGAAGTTAAATTGGATGTTATATCCGGCCTGGATAAAAGGCGGGCTGCTCTAACTGATCGAGATGATGGGAGATCGTCTAGGAAGCTTGCATCTGAAAAAACTCAGCAAATTGAAGTACTTGAGAAAGGGAAGTCACACTTAACATCTCCTTCAATAAGAGGTCAGAATGAGACAGTTCAATCTTCACAACCAGTTCCTGCATTCAAGAGGGAGGGTGTGGCTAACTTGTTGGCAGTAGATGCATTTGAAGGAGAGATGTTGAACGCTTCAAGACAGGGTAAAAAATCTGAAAGCCACCCTGGAAACAAACCTAATAGTTTGCGACAATCTACTCCACCTGCAAATAAGGCCCGAGCTCCAGGCGCTCGCAGTCCTATTCGGAAGGATTCTGCAAGTCAAGCCGCTGCAAATGCCATTAAAGAAGCCACAAACCTAAAACATCTTGCAGATCGCCTCAAG AACTCTGTGCCAAGTGAAAGCACGAGTCTCTATTTTCAAGCAACCCTAAAGTTTCTCCATGGAGCATCCTTGTTAGAATCATGCAACGACAGTGCCAAACACAGTGAAATGAATCAGTCGAGGCAAATTTATAGCAGCACTGCGAAACTGTGCGA GTTTGTCGCCCATGAATATGAGAGATTGAAAGACATGGCTGCTGTTTCACTAGCCTATAAATGCATGGAGGTTGCGTACCTGCGAGTAATTTATTCCTCTAATTTCAATGCAAACAGATATAGAAATGAACTACAAACAGCCCTGCAAATTTTTCCTCCAG GTGAATCCCCTTCCTCTTCTGCCTCAGATGTTGACAATTTGAACAATCCAACTATTGTAGACAAGGTTACCATGGCGAAAGGTGTTGCTTCTCCCCAGGTTACCGGAACTCATGCTGTCTCAGCGAGAAACCGTGCTAGCTTCACGCGGCTATTTAACTTT GCACAGGAAGTTTATTTAGCAATGGACGCCTCCAGGAAATCACGTGTTGCTTTTGCAGCTGCTTATCCTGGACACAGTGATACACAGTGTAAAGTGCCTGCATTATCCGTAAAGAAGGCCCTTGATTTCAGCTTCCATGATGTCGACGACTTCTTACGTTTAGTCCGGATTGCCATGGAAGCTATTAGCCGTTGA